In a single window of the Pieris rapae chromosome 9, ilPieRapa1.1, whole genome shotgun sequence genome:
- the LOC111001112 gene encoding transcription factor AP-4 isoform X2: MEAEKRIRREIANSNERRRMQSINAGFQALRTLLPRHEGEKLSKAAILQQTAEYIYSLEQEKTRLLSQNCQLKRLLNQHEGGEIPLKKRKNEIITHVPSIVPDSTEDTINTRSADTVAMVTVSNILQKKEPDNGELLIQLERERQLRRLLEERLSALEVQIYPESREVTHAVLHYEETEASECKTEEKEVESQQVIEAPTAPLLEAAIKAEPRVEVEVLPDAAHDQPSRLYLASTSRQNLETIVEAIRHLEGDHLFREETGDAPLALTKKAEITPPQRPGVIVVKHS, translated from the exons ATGGAGGCAGAAAAAAGAATTAGGCGAGAGATTGCAAACAGTAACGAACGCAGACGCATGCAAAGCATCAATGCTGGTTTTCAGGCTTTGCGGACACTATTACCTAGACATGAAGGAGAAAAGCTCAGCAAG GCTGCCATACTTCAACAAACAGCTGAGTACATCTACTCCCTTGAACAAGAAAAGACCAGACTGTTGTCACAGAACTGTCAATTAAAGAGATTATTGAACCAACACGAAGGGGGTGAAATACCATTAAAGAAGAGAAAGAATGAGATCATAACACATGTTCCCTCAATAGTACCAGACTCAACTGAGGACACTATTAACACAAGATCTGCTGATACTGTAGCAATGGTTACAGTTTCAAATATACTTCAAAAGAaggaacctgataatggtgaGCTGCTGATTCAATTGGAAAGAGAGAGGCAACTAAGACGATTACTTGAAGAACGTTTGAGTGCATTAGAAGTTCAGATTTACCCTGAATCAAGAGAAGTTACTCATGCAGTTCTGCACTATGAAGAAACTGAAGCTTCCGAGTGTAAGACAGAAGAAAAAGAGGTTGAGTCACAACAAGTAATAGAAGCTCCAACAGCACCCCTACTAGAAGCTGCTATCAAAGCTGAGCCGCGTGTTGAAGTCGAGGTTCTTCCTGATGCTGCTCATGACCAACCTTCCCGGTTGTACCTTGCTAGTACAAGTCGGCAGAATCTTGAAACAATTGTGGAAGCTATCCGTCATTTAGAAGGTGACCATCTGTTCCGTGAAGAAACAGGTGACGCTCCGCTCGCGCTCACCAAGAAGGCCGAGATCACTCCGCCACAGAGACCAGGCGTCATCGTAGTCAAACACTCGTGA
- the LOC111001112 gene encoding transcription factor AP-4 isoform X1 yields MSLDSNDACLLEVEDYNLYEEDAPDHAIPRSERHSLSGGKTMEAEKRIRREIANSNERRRMQSINAGFQALRTLLPRHEGEKLSKAAILQQTAEYIYSLEQEKTRLLSQNCQLKRLLNQHEGGEIPLKKRKNEIITHVPSIVPDSTEDTINTRSADTVAMVTVSNILQKKEPDNGELLIQLERERQLRRLLEERLSALEVQIYPESREVTHAVLHYEETEASECKTEEKEVESQQVIEAPTAPLLEAAIKAEPRVEVEVLPDAAHDQPSRLYLASTSRQNLETIVEAIRHLEGDHLFREETGDAPLALTKKAEITPPQRPGVIVVKHS; encoded by the exons ATGTCATTAGATAGTAATGATGCTTGTTTGTTAGAAGTGGAAGATTACAACTTATACGAAGAAGACGCGCCAGATCACGCTATCCCAAG AAGTGAGAGACACTCATTATCTGGCGGAAAGACTATGGAGGCAGAAAAAAGAATTAGGCGAGAGATTGCAAACAGTAACGAACGCAGACGCATGCAAAGCATCAATGCTGGTTTTCAGGCTTTGCGGACACTATTACCTAGACATGAAGGAGAAAAGCTCAGCAAG GCTGCCATACTTCAACAAACAGCTGAGTACATCTACTCCCTTGAACAAGAAAAGACCAGACTGTTGTCACAGAACTGTCAATTAAAGAGATTATTGAACCAACACGAAGGGGGTGAAATACCATTAAAGAAGAGAAAGAATGAGATCATAACACATGTTCCCTCAATAGTACCAGACTCAACTGAGGACACTATTAACACAAGATCTGCTGATACTGTAGCAATGGTTACAGTTTCAAATATACTTCAAAAGAaggaacctgataatggtgaGCTGCTGATTCAATTGGAAAGAGAGAGGCAACTAAGACGATTACTTGAAGAACGTTTGAGTGCATTAGAAGTTCAGATTTACCCTGAATCAAGAGAAGTTACTCATGCAGTTCTGCACTATGAAGAAACTGAAGCTTCCGAGTGTAAGACAGAAGAAAAAGAGGTTGAGTCACAACAAGTAATAGAAGCTCCAACAGCACCCCTACTAGAAGCTGCTATCAAAGCTGAGCCGCGTGTTGAAGTCGAGGTTCTTCCTGATGCTGCTCATGACCAACCTTCCCGGTTGTACCTTGCTAGTACAAGTCGGCAGAATCTTGAAACAATTGTGGAAGCTATCCGTCATTTAGAAGGTGACCATCTGTTCCGTGAAGAAACAGGTGACGCTCCGCTCGCGCTCACCAAGAAGGCCGAGATCACTCCGCCACAGAGACCAGGCGTCATCGTAGTCAAACACTCGTGA
- the LOC111001108 gene encoding leukocyte elastase inhibitor isoform X2 — MESRVLVLWITLVSLACSEDIRSSDLGVKIPNEIENESISSSVNEFGFKLIKELMRRNENQNIVISPAGISGLLAMALLGSVGESYEELARVLGFSEDVRRNRENHDHFGDLLRSLNINDTSSKTMYADVIFADKSSILREAYRSYLSRVYGGDALTTDFKNQQAAKDLINEWVYDNTKGKISNFLKEALPIDTKVVLLSALYFSGQWKHPFLIEFTKKLPFKGLTEDVMVEQMLNMGSFPYIFSYNDDLHMIALPYNDSVTTMYALKPRRPNDLTLAELLNRLDFNKIDALIAKMENRKCVIRYPKMNLQRTENLEESLKAIGVRNIFKPGQANFALMVDNNSVVNRTVNEIVSRINTGDIDDSRSLKEVVDSLPNPGVYVDTVLHDVKLTVDEYGTEAVAATSGILARSAELFYADTPFFMFIRNERTKLVTFSAIISNPKSFQT; from the exons ATGGAGTCACGCGTACTAGTTCTATGGATTACCCTAGTTAGTTTGGCTTGTTCGGAAGATATACGATCTTCAGATTTGGG AGTTAAAATACCtaatgaaattgaaaatgaaaGTATATCGTCATCCGTAAATGAATTCGGATTTAAGTTGATCAAGGAATTGATGAGAAGAAATGAAAaccaaaatattgtaatttctcCAGCAGGCATTTCTG GATTGCTTGCAATGGCGTTGTTAGGGAGTGTCGGTGAATCGTACGAGGAACTAGCCCGCGTACTTGGATTTTCCGAAG atgTTAGACGTAACCGGGAAAACCACGACCATTTCGGTGATTTATTGCggtctttaaatataaatgatacatCGAGTAAAACCATGTATGCTGACGTAATTTTTGCCGATAAGAGCTCAATTCTTCGGGAAGCTTACCGTTCATACCTAAGCAGGGTATACGGCGGTGATGCTCTAActaccgattttaaaaatcagcAAGCAGCAAAAGACCTTATAAATGA gtgGGTCTATGATAATACTAAAGggaaaatatcaaatttcttaaaagaaGCTCTTCCAATTGACACAAAAGTTGTATTACTTAGTGCCCTGTACTTCAGTGGACAGTGGAAGCACCCGTTTTTGATTGAGTTTACTAAAAA ACTCCCATTCAAGGGACTAACTGAAGATGTAATGGTTGAACAAATGCTGAATATGGGCAGTTTTccgtatattttttcatataatgatg ATTTACACATGATTGCTCTACCATACAACGATAGTGTGACTACAATGTACGCCTTAAAACCGCGTCGACCAAACGATCTCACTTTAGCAGAACTGCTCAATAGATTGGACTTCAACAAAATAGACGCTCTTATCGCGAAAATGGAAAATAGGAAATGTGTTATAAGATACCCAAAGATGAACCTGCAGAGGACTGAGAATTTAGAAGAATCTCTTAAGGCAATCGGTgtgagaaatatatttaaacctgGACAAGCAAATTTTGCTCTAATGGTAGACAACAATAGTGTGGTCAATAGAACAGTTAATGAAATAGTTAGTAGAATTAATACAGGAGACATTGATGATTCAAGGTCTTTAAAAGAAGTTGTAGATAGCCTTCCTAATCCAGGAGTATATGTGGATACAGTTTTACATGATGTCAAACTCACTGTTGAtg AATATGGAACTGAAGCTGTGGCAGCAACCAGTGGGATATTAGCTCGATCAGCCGAACTATTTTATGCAGATACACCATTCTTTATGTTTATACGCAATGAGAGGACTAAACTCGTAACATTTAGTGCAATTATATCAAATCCAAAATCatttcaaacttaa
- the LOC111001109 gene encoding male-enhanced antigen 1, with product MVCQGPEPPDNSAQNLTPPPRHELVTNGHEDSDDEQNEHFGYEPLPQGPEAVHSDRDSDDDCGVNEAQPGETPPDIPPIEPMESILAREVWCAPRTSDPIQMDNDRAQQVMLAMANFALPQTSIPEWAQSITEEQWKQTLQDRIEKLRENR from the exons ATGGTTTGCCAAGGCCCTGAACCGCCAGATAACTCTGCACAAAACTTAACGCCGCCCCCTAGACACGAGTTGGTAACAAATGGGCATGAAGATAGCGATGATGAACAAAACGAACACTTTGGATACGAGCCGTTACCTCAAGGTCCCGAAGCAGTACATTCTGATCGTGATAGTGATGACGACTGTGGCGTAAAT GAAGCTCAGCCAGGAGAAACCCCACCTGACATTCCCCCTATTGAACCTATGGAGAGTATACTAGCTAGAGAGGTATGGTGTGCACCAAGAACTTCAGATCCTATACAGATGGACAATGATAGAGCTCAACAG GTAATGTTGGCTATGGCCAATTTTGCTTTACCTCAGACATCCATTCCTGAATGGGCTCAAAGTATAACCGAAGAACAATGGAAGCAAACATTACAAGATAGAATAGAAAAACTAAGAgaaaatagataa
- the LOC111001108 gene encoding leukocyte elastase inhibitor isoform X1: MQIYLGKMESRVLVLWITLVSLACSEDIRSSDLGVKIPNEIENESISSSVNEFGFKLIKELMRRNENQNIVISPAGISGLLAMALLGSVGESYEELARVLGFSEDVRRNRENHDHFGDLLRSLNINDTSSKTMYADVIFADKSSILREAYRSYLSRVYGGDALTTDFKNQQAAKDLINEWVYDNTKGKISNFLKEALPIDTKVVLLSALYFSGQWKHPFLIEFTKKLPFKGLTEDVMVEQMLNMGSFPYIFSYNDDLHMIALPYNDSVTTMYALKPRRPNDLTLAELLNRLDFNKIDALIAKMENRKCVIRYPKMNLQRTENLEESLKAIGVRNIFKPGQANFALMVDNNSVVNRTVNEIVSRINTGDIDDSRSLKEVVDSLPNPGVYVDTVLHDVKLTVDEYGTEAVAATSGILARSAELFYADTPFFMFIRNERTKLVTFSAIISNPKSFQT; this comes from the exons atgcagATATACCTTG gGAAAATGGAGTCACGCGTACTAGTTCTATGGATTACCCTAGTTAGTTTGGCTTGTTCGGAAGATATACGATCTTCAGATTTGGG AGTTAAAATACCtaatgaaattgaaaatgaaaGTATATCGTCATCCGTAAATGAATTCGGATTTAAGTTGATCAAGGAATTGATGAGAAGAAATGAAAaccaaaatattgtaatttctcCAGCAGGCATTTCTG GATTGCTTGCAATGGCGTTGTTAGGGAGTGTCGGTGAATCGTACGAGGAACTAGCCCGCGTACTTGGATTTTCCGAAG atgTTAGACGTAACCGGGAAAACCACGACCATTTCGGTGATTTATTGCggtctttaaatataaatgatacatCGAGTAAAACCATGTATGCTGACGTAATTTTTGCCGATAAGAGCTCAATTCTTCGGGAAGCTTACCGTTCATACCTAAGCAGGGTATACGGCGGTGATGCTCTAActaccgattttaaaaatcagcAAGCAGCAAAAGACCTTATAAATGA gtgGGTCTATGATAATACTAAAGggaaaatatcaaatttcttaaaagaaGCTCTTCCAATTGACACAAAAGTTGTATTACTTAGTGCCCTGTACTTCAGTGGACAGTGGAAGCACCCGTTTTTGATTGAGTTTACTAAAAA ACTCCCATTCAAGGGACTAACTGAAGATGTAATGGTTGAACAAATGCTGAATATGGGCAGTTTTccgtatattttttcatataatgatg ATTTACACATGATTGCTCTACCATACAACGATAGTGTGACTACAATGTACGCCTTAAAACCGCGTCGACCAAACGATCTCACTTTAGCAGAACTGCTCAATAGATTGGACTTCAACAAAATAGACGCTCTTATCGCGAAAATGGAAAATAGGAAATGTGTTATAAGATACCCAAAGATGAACCTGCAGAGGACTGAGAATTTAGAAGAATCTCTTAAGGCAATCGGTgtgagaaatatatttaaacctgGACAAGCAAATTTTGCTCTAATGGTAGACAACAATAGTGTGGTCAATAGAACAGTTAATGAAATAGTTAGTAGAATTAATACAGGAGACATTGATGATTCAAGGTCTTTAAAAGAAGTTGTAGATAGCCTTCCTAATCCAGGAGTATATGTGGATACAGTTTTACATGATGTCAAACTCACTGTTGAtg AATATGGAACTGAAGCTGTGGCAGCAACCAGTGGGATATTAGCTCGATCAGCCGAACTATTTTATGCAGATACACCATTCTTTATGTTTATACGCAATGAGAGGACTAAACTCGTAACATTTAGTGCAATTATATCAAATCCAAAATCatttcaaacttaa